The Montipora capricornis isolate CH-2021 chromosome 3, ASM3666992v2, whole genome shotgun sequence genome window below encodes:
- the LOC138041092 gene encoding uncharacterized protein: MVQELQAQDSRRASVGCEIRKGELDLPTLRNFSKSLENLNSETLYSKWKRTRGDTRSLSGISETSSPPARCMKGQMKQQARENLFHALQEKVFVPRNRTIGASAIEVIQEQNVADKASEVQEEEGKFDQPFRVILHRPNLQQQTKDGRETIKPASIEQTDKRIIDKVIAASSVIASEQKLQSVSEDFRDDSPPIVAKFVSEETESTKTGDSTNKKSNSMQASPNLLLRNIETPRMNTPERPVELKRRFKSSVVKDENNERSRILKNNSLSLGCTYAVISQPSSMTPRDNNTKNPLQMETSNEMISQEQLAKLEEEFVKLKKISLEMDKNDIEEDRINELFDLSEVSLTSPLRRYSELDKSVGGLTRNSSQPTAKALLESIANAADKTEKERIQRIESAFNWIREELDELRAQDKEIMRSFTQIQTGIRNIKYQRSLDEAYEYENVDLSPVNLSSSFSYFPIVTDFPSTLTRRASLI, from the coding sequence ATGGTTCAAGAATTGCAAGCACAAGATAGCAGGAGAGCGTCTGTAGGTTGTGAAATCCGTAAGGGTGAACTAGATCTGCCAACCCTGCGtaatttttcaaaatccttGGAGAATCTGAACTCGGAAACATTGTACAGCAAGTGGAAACGCACGCGCGGGGATACACGAAGCTTATCAGGAATATCAGAAACGAGTTCCCCCCCAGCTCGCTGCATGAAAGGTCAAATGAAACAACAAGCCAGGGAAAACCTATTTCATGCTTTACAAGAGAAAGTTTTTGTACCCCGTAACCGGACCATTGGAGCGAGTGCAATCGAGGTAATTCAGGAACAAAATGTAGCAGACAAAGCTTCCGAGGTCCAAGAGGAAGAGGGAAAGTTTGATCAACCTTTCAGAGTGATACTTCACCGTCCAAATTTACAGCAACAGACCAAGGATGGTCGGGAGACGATAAAGCCTGCAAGTATTGAACAaacagacaaaagaataattgaCAAAGTGATAGCAGCATCTTCCGTAATTGCAAGCGAACAAAAGCTCCAAAGTgtttccgaagatttccgaGACGACAGCCCTCCGATAGTTGCGAAATTTGTGAGCGAAGAGACGGAATCAACTAAGACAGGTGACTCCACCAACAAGAAATCCAATAGCATGCAAGCTTCGCCTAATCTCCTATTACGAAACATCGAGACTCCTCGCATGAACACACCCGAGCGTCCAGTGGAGCTTAAAAGAAGGTTTAAGAGTTCTGTTGTCAAGGACGAGAACAATGAGAGGTCGAGAATATTAAAGAACAATAGTTTATCTCTTGGCTGCACTTACGCCGTGATCAGTCAACCGTCGTCTATGACGCCGAGAGATAACAACACTAAAAATCCCTTACAGATGGAAACGAGTAATGAAATGATCAGTCAAGAACAACTAGCGAAACTTGAAGAGGAGTTTGTAAAGTTGAAGAAGATTTCTCTAGAAATGGACAAGAATGATATCGAAGAGGATAGAATCAACGAGCTCTTCGATTTATCAGAAGTCAGTTTAACTTCACCGCTGCGTCGCTATTCAGAACTCGACAAATCTGTTGGTGGTTTGACGCGGAATTCAAGTCAACCTACGGCGAAAGCTCTGCTAGAAAGCATAGCAAATGCTGCTGACAAAACCGAGAAAGAGAGAATACAACGAATAGAAAGTGCGTTCAACTGGATAAGAGAAGAACTTGATGAACTTCGAGCGCAAGATAAGGAAATAATGCGCTCATTTACGCAGATTCAAACTGGAATACGGAACATTAAATATCAACGTTCCTTGGACGAAGCGTATGAATACGAGAATGTGGATTTATCACCGGTCAATTTGAGCTCTAGTTTCTCGTACTTTCCCATAGTTACAGACTTTCCTAGTACCTTAACAAGACGTGCCAGTCTTATTTAG